A genomic window from Punica granatum isolate Tunisia-2019 chromosome 2, ASM765513v2, whole genome shotgun sequence includes:
- the LOC116194423 gene encoding protein PAM71-homolog, chloroplastic: MKGLALHRPFVSRGKLPLLALVDSLPSCATAALPTTPFSPSLRWRSIPTCSIFRAQASNISVGSGGYSENGNPNTPSDNSASSTPSNIEKPPSKIPYPLSVALVLFGCAIVFSLIVFVKGGPSSLLATIAKSGFTAAFTLIFVSEIGDKTFFIAALLAMQYEKGLVLLGSMGALSLMTILSVVIGRIFQSVPAQFQTTLPVGEYAAVTLLIFFGLKSIKDAWDLPTIVRSGEKNGPELDEYVEAEELLKKKVSKRLSNPLEIVWKSFSLVFFAEWGDRSMLATIALGAAQSPWGVASGAIGGHLLATSFAILGGAFLANYISEKLVGYLGGVLFLVFAVATFFGVF, from the exons atgaaGGGGCTGGCTCTTCACAGGCCGTTTGTTTCGAGGGGGAAGCTCCCCCTGTTAGCTCTCGTCGATTCATTGCCTTCCTGTGCCACTGCTGCTCTACCCACAACGCCATTCTCCCCCTCTC TAAGATGGAGATCAATTCCCACATGCAGCATTTTCCGAGCCCAAGCCTCCAATATTAGTGTTGGATCTGGTGGATATAGTGAAAATGGCAACCCGAACACTCCTTCAGATAATTCAGCGAGCAGCACTCCATCTAATAT AGAAAAGCCTCCCAGCAAGATACCTTACCCTCTCTCTGTAGCATTAGTGCTTTTTGGATGTGCCATAGTATTCTCTCTGATTGTTTTCGTCAAAGGTGGACCTTCATCTCTCTTAGCTACGATTGCAAAGTCGGGCTTCACTGCTGCTTTCACATTGATATTTGTATCTGAAATTGGAGATAAG ACATTCTTCATTGCTGCACTGTTAGCCATGCAGTATGAGAAAGGACTG GTGCTTTTGGGGTCTATGGGTGCTCTTTCACTTATGACTATTCTATCTGTTGTAATAGGAAGGATATTTCAGTCAGTTCCTGCTCAATTTCAGACAA CTCTGCCTGTTGGAGAGTACGCTGCTGTTACCCTTCTGATCTTCTTCGGCCTTAAATCGATAAAAGACGCATGGGATCTTCCAACCATAGTTAGAAGTGGGGAGAAGAATGGCCCTGAACTCGATGAATATGTTGAAGCAGAAGAGCTTTTGAAAAAGAAG GTTTCGAAACGGCTCTCGAATCCCCTGGAAATTGTCTGGAAGTCGTTCAGCCTTGTATTCTTTGCG GAATGGGGAGACCGCTCGATGCTTGCAACAATTGCCCTTGGTGCTGCACAG TCTCCTTGGGGCGTGGCAAGTGGAGCCATCGGGGGGCACCTGCTAGCAACGTCGTTTGCAATTCTTGGAGGGGCATTTCTGGCCAACTACATCTCTGAAAAGCTG GTTGGCTACTTGGGGGGAGTGCTGTTCCTAGTATTTGCTGTGGCTACGTTTTTCGGAGTTTTCTGA